One Chitinophaga parva DNA segment encodes these proteins:
- a CDS encoding spermidine synthase, whose translation MHQITPGKRLLSFITPVLLQTQSSGVHPVLDLHLYRGQLQLSTKDALYSDLRRYRPLAKSLPTIRRHFPHIHQVLMLGTGLAAGVHLLHQYGVHPRYTLVDVDDSILQIAAQLLPPHTDAELVCADAYQYLQQQRRHYDLLIVDIFLGQSVPDYVRTPAFFAQCQAAMAPQGILILNYIRNDRDQFLALEAMIYAAFPDTDVIEFGVNHVFVCHAAVQ comes from the coding sequence ATGCACCAGATCACCCCAGGTAAACGCTTACTCAGTTTTATCACCCCTGTGTTGCTGCAAACACAAAGCAGCGGCGTACATCCCGTGCTGGACCTGCACCTGTACCGGGGACAGTTACAACTCTCCACCAAGGACGCATTGTACAGCGATCTCCGTAGATACCGCCCCCTGGCCAAATCCCTGCCCACCATCCGCCGCCACTTTCCCCATATACACCAGGTGCTTATGCTGGGAACCGGCCTGGCCGCGGGCGTGCACCTGCTGCACCAATATGGCGTGCATCCCCGCTACACACTGGTGGATGTGGACGACAGCATCCTGCAGATAGCGGCGCAACTGCTGCCCCCACATACAGATGCGGAACTGGTATGCGCGGATGCATACCAATACCTGCAGCAGCAACGCCGCCATTATGACCTGCTCATCGTGGACATTTTCCTGGGACAGAGCGTGCCGGATTACGTGCGCACGCCGGCGTTCTTTGCCCAATGCCAGGCTGCAATGGCCCCCCAGGGCATCCTCATCCTTAATTATATCCGCAATGACCGGGACCAGTTCCTGGCGCTGGAAGCCATGATCTACGCGGCTTTCCCGGACACGGATGTCATTGAATTTGGCGTGAACCATGTGTTTGTATGCCATGCGGCCGTGCAATAA
- a CDS encoding quinone oxidoreductase family protein, translating to MQAAVIYPQGGMPEYTTCPEPQAQGEDQVLVAVKAVSLKHFDKGRATGQHYSSSAPREGGRIPGGDGVCLLPDGRRVYGMGTTGMLAEKAVIEKDRIVPVPDNLDDAIAAALPNAVIGAAMALRFKADIQPGDVVLVNGATGFTGRVAVQLARHYGAGKVIATGRNVASLEELKSLGADDTVSLLQDDEALLTQFKQLQPDVVIDYLWGHSAELILASLKGQGGFTPHVRFVSVGAMAGDIIQLSAANLRSVNLQLTGSGLGAWTRGQVKQLFSTLLPEAFALAAAGALQVKTTTVPLENISTLWNQDVSNGERLVVLI from the coding sequence ATGCAAGCAGCCGTAATCTATCCGCAGGGCGGAATGCCAGAATACACTACATGCCCCGAGCCGCAAGCCCAGGGGGAAGACCAGGTACTGGTCGCCGTAAAAGCGGTATCACTCAAGCATTTTGATAAAGGCCGCGCCACCGGCCAGCACTATTCATCTTCCGCACCCCGCGAGGGTGGCCGCATTCCCGGTGGTGATGGTGTATGCCTGCTGCCGGATGGGCGCCGCGTATATGGTATGGGCACCACCGGCATGCTGGCAGAAAAAGCGGTGATCGAGAAAGACCGCATCGTGCCTGTGCCGGATAACCTGGACGATGCCATCGCCGCTGCGCTGCCCAATGCCGTGATAGGAGCCGCCATGGCACTGCGCTTCAAGGCAGACATACAACCCGGTGACGTGGTGCTCGTGAACGGTGCCACCGGCTTCACCGGCAGGGTAGCAGTGCAACTGGCCAGGCACTATGGCGCTGGTAAGGTGATCGCTACCGGGCGCAATGTAGCGTCCCTGGAAGAACTGAAGTCCCTGGGCGCAGATGACACGGTGTCTCTTTTACAGGACGATGAGGCCCTGCTCACGCAATTCAAACAACTGCAGCCGGACGTCGTAATAGACTATCTCTGGGGCCACAGCGCGGAGCTGATCCTGGCCAGCCTGAAAGGCCAGGGCGGCTTTACACCGCACGTACGCTTTGTATCCGTAGGCGCCATGGCCGGCGACATCATCCAGCTCTCCGCCGCAAATCTGCGCAGCGTGAACCTTCAGCTCACCGGCTCCGGCCTGGGCGCCTGGACCCGCGGGCAGGTAAAACAATTATTCAGCACCCTCTTACCGGAAGCCTTTGCACTGGCAGCGGCAGGTGCGTTGCAGGTAAAGACCACCACCGTACCCCTGGAAAATATCAGCACGCTCTGGAACCAGGATGTATCCAACGGAGAAAGGCTGGTGGTACTCATTTAA
- a CDS encoding phosphotransferase gives MQLPEFIPAERQAAVTEALTAAFERMPVTVSQLSGGLSNATVYRVEAAGNAYVLKLDAPGTNYECQQAAASAGIAPAVLYASEAQGICISAFIAGKPVRSAFASPVEMVTAVAQTIRRMHDMPPFARQGNMQALVAQLIAGFRKAATLQGALYDEVFSGYAKIPWHHVDLVASHNDLNPTNVLYDGTQVYVIDWDAAFTNDRYADLAIAANSFASSPELEAALLSTYFDAPGTFEQARLFLMRQTCYIVYALMMFQLAAPAIPALLAEYPQIQETRLRQIGEMAQAGQLDLRGAKSQLFYGHAMFNEALHNMRSARFEAALQTVG, from the coding sequence ATGCAACTTCCCGAATTCATTCCCGCAGAACGCCAAGCTGCCGTAACCGAAGCGCTGACCGCTGCTTTTGAGCGTATGCCCGTTACCGTTAGCCAGTTATCTGGCGGTCTTTCCAATGCCACCGTTTACCGCGTGGAGGCGGCCGGCAACGCCTATGTATTGAAATTAGATGCTCCCGGCACCAATTACGAATGCCAGCAGGCCGCCGCCAGCGCGGGTATAGCGCCAGCGGTGCTGTATGCCAGCGAAGCGCAGGGCATCTGCATCAGTGCTTTCATTGCCGGCAAACCAGTACGCAGTGCATTCGCCTCGCCGGTAGAGATGGTGACCGCCGTGGCACAGACCATCCGCCGCATGCATGACATGCCGCCCTTTGCCAGGCAAGGTAACATGCAGGCGCTTGTTGCCCAACTGATAGCGGGTTTCCGCAAGGCGGCCACGCTCCAGGGAGCACTATATGATGAGGTATTCAGCGGGTATGCAAAAATACCCTGGCACCACGTGGACCTGGTGGCCAGCCACAACGACCTGAACCCCACCAACGTGCTCTATGACGGCACACAGGTGTACGTCATTGACTGGGATGCAGCCTTCACCAATGACCGTTATGCAGACCTGGCCATTGCGGCCAACTCCTTTGCATCCTCCCCTGAGCTGGAAGCCGCGCTGCTCAGCACTTATTTTGATGCACCCGGCACATTTGAACAGGCCCGTCTCTTTTTAATGCGGCAAACCTGTTACATCGTGTATGCGTTGATGATGTTCCAGCTGGCTGCTCCCGCTATTCCTGCGCTGCTGGCGGAATACCCGCAAATACAGGAAACCCGGCTACGCCAGATCGGTGAGATGGCGCAGGCGGGCCAGCTGGATCTCCGCGGTGCAAAAAGCCAGCTCTTTTACGGACATGCAATGTTCAACGAAGCGCTGCACAACATGCGGAGCGCGCGGTTTGAGGCGGCGTTGCAAACAGTTGGTTAG
- a CDS encoding sugar phosphate isomerase/epimerase family protein: protein MTALAAAGTMLASKGLLAKPAPAALNAVGLQLYTLRDELAKDAKGTIEKVAAAGYAHVETFYHYTTATAKADYWGLTPKELKALLAANNLKTYSGHYQLNDFLTRGNGNMDALKIQLEIAQELGQHYLVVPVPPFMLIDKMKAADYQFMASQMNKAGELCKKAGMQLGYHNHFWEFKTQDNGKTGYDILLSETQKDLVIFELDLFWITKAGFKPTDYFKKYPGRFPMWHVKDMDKNMPNPIPADSLNHGHVMNIVQSIRYAEVGSGVVDFKDIFAAQKTAGLKHIFVEQDNIYMSDKFESIKQSIDYIKQHLLK from the coding sequence ATGACGGCCCTTGCGGCTGCCGGCACCATGCTGGCATCCAAAGGCCTGCTGGCCAAGCCGGCCCCCGCCGCGCTTAATGCCGTGGGCTTACAACTTTACACCCTGCGTGATGAACTGGCCAAAGATGCAAAAGGCACGATCGAAAAAGTAGCCGCCGCTGGCTATGCCCACGTAGAAACTTTTTACCACTACACCACCGCTACTGCAAAAGCGGATTACTGGGGACTTACACCCAAAGAACTGAAAGCGCTGCTGGCAGCCAACAACCTGAAGACCTACAGTGGCCACTACCAGCTCAATGATTTCCTGACCCGCGGCAATGGCAATATGGATGCGCTCAAGATCCAGCTGGAAATTGCCCAGGAGTTGGGCCAGCACTACCTGGTGGTGCCCGTACCGCCCTTCATGCTCATTGACAAAATGAAAGCAGCAGACTACCAGTTCATGGCGTCCCAGATGAATAAAGCCGGGGAGCTGTGCAAAAAAGCCGGTATGCAACTGGGCTACCACAACCACTTCTGGGAATTTAAAACCCAGGACAACGGTAAAACCGGCTACGACATCCTGCTCAGCGAAACCCAGAAAGACCTTGTGATCTTTGAACTGGACCTGTTCTGGATCACCAAGGCAGGCTTCAAACCCACAGATTATTTTAAGAAGTATCCCGGCCGGTTCCCCATGTGGCACGTAAAGGATATGGACAAGAATATGCCCAATCCCATTCCTGCAGACAGCCTCAATCACGGGCATGTAATGAATATTGTGCAGTCTATCCGCTACGCAGAAGTAGGTTCCGGGGTGGTGGATTTCAAGGATATTTTTGCCGCGCAAAAGACCGCGGGCTTAAAACACATTTTCGTAGAGCAGGACAATATTTACATGAGCGATAAGTTTGAAAGCATCAAACAAAGCATCGATTACATTAAGCAACACCTGCTCAAATAA
- a CDS encoding acyltransferase family protein, which translates to MNANSTTTRPHFMILDGLRGVAALQVVLFHLCETHAPEPVNLIINHGYLAVDFFFLLSGFVIGYAYDNRWGQMTVAGFFKRRLIRLQPMVVMGSVIGAICFYWGTSPAFPIIASVPAWKVIACMLLGATLLPLPVSQDIRGWSEMHPLDGPAWSLYFEYIGNILYALVVRHFPKFLLGVLVVLSAGALVYQTVCSGQGDVIGGWALDWKQTGIGFSRLCYPFFAGLLLYRAAQLTHVKNAFLWCSLLLLFVLAFPRLGGLEHPWMNGLYESAVIILVFPLIIYMGASGAVLTGKAARFCKFLGNISYPIYITHYPFIYIYTGWISATHKSLAQAWPVAALVFFGSIAVAYACLKWYDEPVRRWLQKKWA; encoded by the coding sequence ATGAATGCCAATTCCACGACCACCCGTCCCCACTTCATGATCCTGGACGGCCTGCGCGGCGTTGCCGCCCTGCAGGTAGTGCTCTTCCACCTCTGCGAAACCCATGCACCGGAACCCGTAAATCTTATTATCAACCACGGTTACCTGGCAGTAGATTTTTTCTTCCTTTTATCCGGCTTCGTGATCGGTTATGCGTACGACAACCGCTGGGGACAAATGACCGTTGCCGGCTTTTTCAAACGCCGCCTCATCCGCCTGCAACCCATGGTGGTCATGGGTTCCGTGATCGGCGCCATCTGCTTTTACTGGGGTACCTCCCCTGCTTTTCCGATCATTGCCTCGGTGCCAGCATGGAAGGTGATCGCGTGTATGCTGCTCGGCGCTACCCTGCTGCCTTTGCCGGTATCGCAGGACATCCGCGGTTGGTCTGAAATGCACCCGCTGGACGGGCCGGCATGGTCCCTCTATTTTGAATACATTGGCAACATCCTCTATGCCCTGGTGGTGCGGCATTTCCCTAAATTCCTGCTGGGGGTACTGGTGGTTTTGTCGGCCGGTGCATTGGTGTATCAAACCGTATGCAGCGGGCAGGGTGATGTAATAGGTGGATGGGCGCTGGACTGGAAGCAAACCGGCATTGGCTTCAGCCGCCTGTGTTATCCTTTCTTTGCAGGCCTGCTCCTCTACCGCGCGGCCCAACTCACACACGTAAAAAACGCGTTCCTGTGGTGCTCCCTGCTCCTGCTCTTTGTACTGGCCTTCCCGCGCCTGGGTGGCCTGGAGCATCCGTGGATGAATGGCTTATACGAATCTGCCGTGATCATCCTGGTATTTCCCCTCATCATTTACATGGGCGCCAGTGGTGCAGTGCTCACAGGCAAAGCCGCCCGTTTCTGTAAGTTCCTGGGCAACATCTCCTATCCCATTTACATCACGCACTATCCTTTCATTTACATCTACACGGGCTGGATCAGTGCCACCCACAAAAGCCTGGCGCAGGCCTGGCCCGTGGCTGCACTCGTGTTCTTTGGCTCCATTGCCGTAGCATATGCCTGCTTAAAGTGGTACGATGAGCCGGTGCGGAGGTGGCTGCAAAAGAAGTGGGCTTAG
- a CDS encoding histidine kinase dimerization/phosphoacceptor domain -containing protein, which translates to MFPFKIWYAFHYFGRFRAPALLCAIFTVLGGPVSFAQEINRAMVNKLKTELAHTGADTNRVRVLVELGEYQLFKPGEATADLDTARHYLDEAQRLNDALGSGKWGQRIESVNVMWYMEKGDSLVSRQRYARLLQACVNAGNWDCAGLSALRMGVWLNNAPHSHADALQQYAMATAFYRAAKNKEGELAVAREIAVVHMYEGRNDLAETELLDVLARYKAMGYSRVQVIYNLLATIYRMKGDFKTGLDYSLKCVETMERTGDTARAPAFYGDLARMYYEVGNRDKSMEYYQLSLAKWRQEALPHFAMYLTAGYIVRDMIAQGKAPEALHLLRGLVADIPPITRIQKACVAQHLAYCYDAMADDAQAEKYYLEAVDLFEKKQLSEISLEAERDLGEFYMRKKQWAKASAALERALTGQPDQTALATMRDLHLMLFTVDSALGNYRAAIHHLHLQKLLNDSIFGGNKTQQIEELQVRYETSKKEQEIRLLMQQAQLTQAELDRQKLMRNVIIVMTALLLLLFIMGFNRYRLKQRNHRLLEQQQQLIQQKNVSLENMISDMDVLLQEKGKLLDEKEWLVREIHHRVKNNMQIVISLLNKQAGYLSNADAVAALRESQQRLQAMSLLHQKLYQEDALSVVSMAVYIQDLVRDIRESFDRHTRFELHIAPVVLEVSNALPLGLILNEAITNALKYAFPAGRDGRIRIVLEEAAHGELRLTVEDNGVGLPPDFDLETHSSMGLHLIKMMSEQLNGTFHIHSHGGTVLTIHFHNMKTTDGPTVLLAAN; encoded by the coding sequence GTGTTTCCCTTCAAAATATGGTACGCCTTCCACTACTTCGGGCGCTTCCGCGCACCGGCCCTGCTATGCGCCATATTCACGGTGCTGGGCGGCCCTGTGTCCTTTGCACAGGAGATCAACCGGGCGATGGTCAATAAACTGAAAACGGAGCTGGCGCACACCGGTGCGGATACCAACCGGGTGCGGGTGCTGGTGGAACTGGGGGAATACCAGTTGTTCAAACCCGGGGAAGCCACGGCAGATCTGGACACCGCCCGCCACTACCTGGATGAGGCGCAACGCCTGAATGACGCACTCGGCTCGGGGAAATGGGGGCAGCGCATTGAAAGCGTGAACGTGATGTGGTATATGGAAAAGGGCGATTCCCTGGTCTCGCGCCAGCGCTACGCGCGCCTGCTCCAGGCATGTGTTAATGCGGGGAACTGGGACTGTGCTGGCCTTTCAGCCCTGCGCATGGGCGTGTGGCTGAACAATGCGCCCCACAGCCATGCGGACGCCCTTCAGCAGTATGCAATGGCCACCGCATTTTACCGCGCTGCAAAGAACAAGGAAGGGGAGCTGGCCGTAGCCCGGGAAATAGCGGTGGTGCACATGTACGAAGGCCGGAACGACCTGGCGGAAACCGAACTGCTGGACGTGCTGGCCCGCTATAAAGCAATGGGCTATTCCCGTGTACAGGTGATCTACAACCTGCTGGCTACCATTTACCGCATGAAGGGTGATTTTAAAACGGGGCTGGATTACAGCCTGAAATGCGTGGAGACCATGGAGCGCACCGGCGATACCGCGCGGGCCCCCGCTTTCTATGGCGACCTGGCCCGCATGTACTATGAAGTAGGCAACCGGGATAAGAGCATGGAATATTACCAGCTATCACTGGCCAAATGGAGGCAGGAAGCCTTGCCGCACTTTGCCATGTACCTCACTGCCGGCTACATTGTACGGGATATGATCGCACAGGGGAAAGCACCGGAAGCCCTGCACCTGTTGCGTGGGCTGGTGGCGGATATTCCACCCATTACCCGCATCCAGAAAGCATGTGTGGCCCAGCACCTGGCCTATTGCTATGATGCGATGGCTGATGATGCACAGGCCGAAAAATATTACCTCGAAGCGGTGGACCTGTTTGAGAAAAAACAATTATCAGAAATATCACTGGAAGCAGAGCGCGACCTGGGTGAATTTTATATGCGCAAAAAGCAATGGGCCAAAGCTTCCGCTGCGCTGGAACGCGCGCTCACCGGTCAGCCGGATCAAACCGCCCTGGCCACCATGCGCGACCTGCACCTCATGCTCTTTACCGTGGATTCTGCACTGGGCAATTACCGCGCGGCCATCCATCACCTGCACCTGCAAAAGCTGCTCAACGATTCCATCTTTGGCGGTAATAAAACACAGCAGATAGAAGAACTGCAGGTGCGTTATGAAACCTCGAAGAAGGAGCAGGAAATACGCCTGCTCATGCAACAGGCACAATTGACACAGGCGGAGCTGGACCGGCAAAAGCTGATGCGCAATGTGATCATCGTGATGACCGCCCTGCTGCTCCTGCTCTTTATCATGGGCTTTAACCGGTATCGCCTCAAGCAAAGGAACCATCGCCTGCTGGAACAGCAACAGCAGCTGATACAGCAAAAAAATGTATCGCTGGAAAACATGATATCGGATATGGATGTGCTGCTGCAGGAAAAGGGAAAGCTGCTGGATGAAAAGGAATGGCTGGTCCGCGAGATCCATCACCGTGTGAAGAATAACATGCAGATCGTTATCAGCCTGCTGAACAAGCAGGCCGGTTATCTTTCCAATGCAGATGCAGTAGCGGCCCTGCGCGAAAGCCAGCAACGGTTGCAGGCCATGTCACTCCTGCACCAGAAGCTGTACCAGGAAGATGCACTGTCCGTGGTGAGTATGGCCGTTTACATCCAGGACCTGGTACGTGATATCCGTGAATCGTTTGACCGTCACACCCGCTTTGAATTGCACATTGCACCGGTGGTGCTGGAGGTTTCCAATGCGCTGCCGCTGGGCCTTATCCTCAACGAGGCTATTACCAACGCGCTGAAGTACGCCTTCCCCGCTGGCCGCGATGGCCGCATCCGCATTGTGCTGGAGGAAGCAGCGCATGGGGAATTGCGCCTCACAGTAGAAGACAACGGCGTAGGACTGCCGCCGGATTTTGACCTGGAAACCCACAGCTCCATGGGCCTGCACCTCATAAAAATGATGAGTGAGCAACTCAATGGCACCTTTCATATTCACAGCCATGGCGGTACGGTACTGACCATTCACTTCCACAATATGAAAACCACCGACGGGCCCACGGTCTTGCTGGCGGCAAACTAA